A window of the Candidatus Poribacteria bacterium genome harbors these coding sequences:
- the holB gene encoding DNA polymerase III subunit delta', translating into MKDAIIGHRQTLEQLYHAIASNRVAGAYLFVGIANVGKETIALHFAKTINCLTSDAGACGTCLACRKADDGNHPDLQIIRPSGAWIKIDQIRDLQKRIIYRPLEGARKVYILTEAERMNLEAANCLLKTLEEPPADSVLILLTTNLDALLPTIRSRCQIIPFHPLVISELAGHLMDRFNIDESQAFSISTASGGAVGKALMMLQEGTGVDEEIPEIMIASDRLDTFRIAEKWSQQPEALDHLVTWYRDLVLLHQGAPADLLTHVHHAE; encoded by the coding sequence ATGAAAGACGCTATCATCGGACATCGCCAGACTCTCGAACAGCTGTACCACGCAATTGCATCGAATCGCGTGGCGGGTGCCTACTTGTTCGTTGGAATTGCTAATGTTGGAAAAGAGACTATCGCACTTCATTTTGCAAAGACTATCAACTGCCTCACATCAGATGCGGGAGCCTGCGGCACCTGTTTAGCCTGTCGCAAAGCCGACGACGGAAATCACCCCGACCTTCAGATTATCCGTCCATCGGGGGCTTGGATCAAGATTGACCAGATCCGCGACCTACAAAAGCGAATCATTTATCGACCGCTTGAGGGGGCACGAAAAGTTTACATCCTGACCGAAGCGGAACGGATGAACCTCGAAGCCGCAAACTGTCTGCTCAAAACCCTTGAGGAACCGCCTGCCGATTCGGTTTTAATCCTCCTGACGACAAATCTTGACGCGTTGTTACCCACAATCCGGTCCCGTTGCCAAATCATCCCTTTTCACCCACTCGTGATTTCCGAACTTGCCGGGCATTTGATGGATCGATTTAACATTGACGAAAGCCAAGCGTTCTCAATCTCGACAGCATCCGGAGGTGCCGTTGGCAAAGCACTGATGATGCTCCAAGAAGGGACTGGCGTTGATGAAGAAATCCCCGAAATTATGATTGCCAGCGATCGGCTAGACACCTTCCGTATTGCGGAGAAATGGAGTCAGCAACCGGAAGCACTCGACCATCTCGTGACATGGTATCGTGACTTGGTGTTGCTGCATCAGGGTGCCCCCGCAGATTTGCTCACGCATGTCCATCATGCGGAAC